Genomic DNA from Halorussus rarus:
GTACCTGTCGGAGAGGACGCCCATCGGCGCCTGTCCGAGCGCGGAGCCGAACGAGTGGGCGCCGAGGAGCAGGCCGAGCTGCCAGAGCGGGTAGCCGAACGCCGCCGCCCAGACCGGGATCAGCGGCGGGAAGACGCGCTTCAACAGGTGGTCCACGCCGTGGACACCGCTGACGACGAACGCGAACAGCAGTTCCCGGCGGTTCATGGGAGCACCCGTCAGTGCCGCCGACCCGGGGCCGGGGCGATGCGTCCCGTCCGGACCCGTCCGGAGACCGGGCGACCCGACCGGGTCGGCCGACCGTCACCAGTCCGGGGCATAGGGATTGTCGTACTGGCGCTCCTCGCGGTCGATCGAGTCGATTCTGTCGACGTCCCCGTCGTCGAGTTCGAGGTCGCGCGACCCCCAGTTGTCGCGGATGTGTTCGCCGCCCGTGGCCTTGGGGATGGCCGCGACGCCCTTCTCGCGCAGCCACGCGAGGCTGACCTGCGCCTCGCTGACGCCGTGCTTCTCGCCGATCTCGCGGAGCTCCGGCACCTCGAACACCCGACCGTTCCCGAGCGGGGCGTAGGCGACCAGGTCCATCCCGTGCCGGTCGCAGTACTCCCGCAGCGCCTCCTGCTGGAGGAGCGGGTGCATCTCGGCCTGGACCGCGGAGACGGGCACGTCCGAGGTCTCGCGGGCCTCGTCGACGAGCTCGGGCGTCATGTTGCACACGCCGAGGCGGTCGAACGCCCCCTCCTCGTGGAGGCGCGCGCAAGCCGCGAAGGTGTCCTCGGGGTCGTAGTCGCCGCCCGGCCAGTGGACGCCGTAGAAGAGCTCGACCGAGTCGACGTCGAGGCGGTCGAGGCAGCCCCGGCCGCTCTCGACGATGCCCTCGGTCGAGTAGTCGTCGGTGAACTTCGGGTGCAGGACCTTCGTGGCGAGCACGACGTCTTCTCGCGACACCTCGCTCGTCGCCACTCCGTTCCCGACCGCCTCCTCGTTGCCGTAGGCCTCCGCGGTGTCGACGTGTCGGTACCCCGCTGCCAGGGCGGTCCGGACGCTCTCGGCGCACCGGTCTGGATCGTCGTTCCGGTACGTGCCGAGCCCGAGCGTCGGTATCTCCGGTCGGGTCGCCATAGCCACGTCAATAGATAACAATTGCCAAAAGCGTTTCCCCGTCGGGGAACCGGCGCGGCGACCGACAGCGCTCGCGACGCGTCAGGTCGTCAACCGATAGCCGGTTCCCGGTCACCGGTGTTGCTCGCGGTGGATTTATGTCCGTGCGGGCCGGCTAGGGTCTGTGGGATGTCAACAAGCAACTCGCTAT
This window encodes:
- a CDS encoding aldo/keto reductase, producing MATRPEIPTLGLGTYRNDDPDRCAESVRTALAAGYRHVDTAEAYGNEEAVGNGVATSEVSREDVVLATKVLHPKFTDDYSTEGIVESGRGCLDRLDVDSVELFYGVHWPGGDYDPEDTFAACARLHEEGAFDRLGVCNMTPELVDEARETSDVPVSAVQAEMHPLLQQEALREYCDRHGMDLVAYAPLGNGRVFEVPELREIGEKHGVSEAQVSLAWLREKGVAAIPKATGGEHIRDNWGSRDLELDDGDVDRIDSIDREERQYDNPYAPDW